DNA sequence from the Pedobacter sp. W3I1 genome:
CTGCTAAACCTGCAGAGCTGAACGTAATTTTAACGGTCACCACGCACAATCCTTTTTTGATTAACGAACAGGAAAAATACAATTCCAGGTTTGAACAGCGGATGACGGAATTAGGATTCGACGAAGCTAAGAAAGACAATTATCGTAATTACAAAAAACAGTATGGTACTATTTTATATGCCGACGATGCTTTGAGGAGCTTTTTTAACAATTATAAGAAAAGAGAAGACTATGCCAACACCATTTTTGTAATTACAGGAGATCACCGGATGCCAGAAATTCCGATGAGTAACAAGATAGACCGCTATCATGTACCTTTAATTATTTATTCGCCGCTGTTAAAGCGTAGTGCGCAATTTGCATCCATATCTACACATTTTGATGTGACGCCAAGTTTACTGGCATATCTTCAGTCAGGCTATGGTATAGACTTACCTGGCGCTGTAAGCTGGCTCGGATCAGGACTTGATACTGCCCGCTCATTCAGGAATGTGCACAGTTACCCACTGATACAGACCAAAACTGAGATGGTCGATTTTATCCACGGCGCGTATCACCTAAACGGCACATCGCTTTATCAAATAGGTGACAATATGCAAGAGGAGTTAGTAAGAGATGAGGTGAGTTACGAACGCATCAAAAATGCCTTCGAAAATTTTAAGCGAAAAAATGCAGGTTTGGGTACAAAGGCAAGGGTACTGCCACCATCGGTAATTCTAAAATATCTGCCGACGAAGAAATAGCTATTTGTTATGGTACTCCCGTTCCTGATCAAGGATGGTGGTCATCATCGGGCGGTAAAAATTCCAAAAGAAGCTGGATCGTTCCATTGGATTACTGGTATCGTAGAATATCCACTTGAAAGCGCCAATTCCTTTGAAATAAGAGGAAGATAGGTTGACTGGGTTGTCGCAGAAATCTCCGGAGAAGTAATAGAAGCGATAATCGGTTTCTTTGTGCATCAACACGGCAGGAAAAACAGCGCTTAGGCCATTTGCTTTCAAAAGCGCCTGCCCCTTTTGGTTAACATCCATCTTGAAGCTGGCAACCTGGGTATTAATCGCTCTGTTCGGCTGAATGACATCAAACCAGAATGCATATTTAATCTCTTCGGGCAAGCCCAGTACTTTTTGTCCGTATTCACCACTGATAATGTGTGGCATCGGGTTTTTTAAGTCGCGGCCATCCTCCAGGATGATGACCCTGTCTTGATTGCTAACCAAAGCAATGCCCGACTTTTTAAATGGCCAGTTGTTGTTATTTGCCCGTTTATAATTATTAATGAGCCACCGCGGCAGTTCCTTATTTCTTGTCGTATCAAGACTTTCGAAAAAGCGGCCTGTCCAGCCGGTCCAGTGCATCGCGAACATATCCTCAAACTGCTTTCTGGTTTCTTGGCTTGTGGGGCTTCCTATGCTATTAAATTCTGTGATAATGAGTTTCTTTTTCTGCTTCATCTGCTTTAATAACTCAATATCCTGGCTGCTCATCCCGCCATAAACCATTCCGGAGCGTTCGTTATTATTCTTTTGGGTATACCATTCGTTCCGATAAATGCCGTAAGTATCAGTAAAATAAACCAGGTTAATATCCTCACTTAATTGCTGTAGCTGATCATTGTTGAACCGCTCCAGTCCCTTCAGGCGGAATTTTTCTCCCTCTAAAGGGAAGAAACCAAAATAATCGCGGTCAATTTTATAAAACGTGCTTGCTGTTTTCGTTAGTTTCTCATGATTTAGAATCCATAAGAAGGAAATATGTTCCTGGCCGGCGGGCGTAAGAACTGTTTTGTCGATTATGGCAGCAACCATTTTGGTTTTTGGGTTTAAATACCAGCAGAGCCACATCGTTAATGGAATGCCGGCGGCAACAGCCAGTGCAATCCATAGTTTCTTTACCTTCCTTGTCATTAGAAACGTCTTATGTAGCCAATACCAAGATCAAGTTGATTGCCTTTGGTGTTAGGCCGGTATTCCTGGTTCTCCAACCCGAGGTTTACGATGAGGATATTAAGCGATTTAAACGCTTTCCGGTAACCGATCGTTATGTTGTTTGAACGCAGCTTGTAAGCCGTGTTTCCAATTAAAACATTATTTTGGGGGTCATCTGGTGATAAACCAGTGCCCAGGCGAAGGCTAAAATAATCATCGGCACCACCGAAATAGTACCTGGTGGTTAAGGCGAACGATTGAGAGACCTGATCGTTGGAAGGGGTTAAAAAAGTCCGGAAATTAAACCAAAAGCTTTTGTAGTATTTTCCTACTGATGCGGTATAGCTCCAGGTTGATTCGCCAAAGGTTAAATATCGAAATCCAGCTTCTGCTTCAAAGCTTGCCGGTAGGTTTGCATATAATGAAAAGCCTGCACGGTAGTGAGGAAACACGCCTACGTCATCAGAGTACCCACCACTGATATAGGCCTGGAAGGTGTCTGAAATACGGGGATATGCGTCTACCTCGAACTGAAGGCCGTTGCGGTTAAAACGATTCGCATAGTTTATTCTTCCGGTAACAGAGCCCAATTTGGTTTGCCTGCTATAGTCTATACTCACTATGTGCCACGGGTCATCGAATTGTTTATCGAAGTATACAAAGTCGTAATTGAGCCCTATTTTGTTTTTGGAAGAATTTTCCCTTACTCTTGCGGCAAGTGTGCGTGCCTCGGTAAGGTTGGGTGATCGTTTTAGCACCTCTTCAATAGTTGCATTCGCTTCAGTCCATTTTTTTAAGCTGTTGAGTATTTTAGCTTTCAACAGCAGGAGCTCATCGTCTGTAGGATGGAAAGTAAGGCCTTTATTCACGTCGAGCAGGGCCTTTTCATTATTGTCTTCCCAAAATTCGAGGGTAGAATTAGCAAGATGTGCATCTTTGTTATCGGGCTGTTTTGCTAAAACCAGGGCGAAAGCTTGCCTGGCACTATCAGGTTGCTTGCTCCAGGTGTAAACCCTGCCTAAAAAAATCCTGATATCTGGATAGTCCGGACTTTTAGCCAAGGCCTTTTTGCTGAGTGCAATGGCCTTAGGAAAGTCTTTTGATTCGAAGGCTGCAGTTCTTGCCTGGGTAAACAACTCGTCTGCACTGCCTTCCTGCGCTTGCGAGAATTTGGAGAATACCAGGGCTGATAATAGCAATAAATAAAATTTGGGCTTCATAGCAAAAACTAGATTTTTAGCAGACAGAAAATTACGAATGGCGTTGAGGAAGTTCAATGCGGAAGACTGTTCCCTGTCCTTTTTCAGAGGTGATGAACATTTCACCCTTCAATTTATCGATGAGGTGTTTTACCAGCGATAAGCCAAATCCGTAACCTTTTTCACCTCCGGTGCCTTGTTTTGTGCCAATGCCTCCAGTTAAGATTTGTACAATTTCGTCTTCCCTGATTCCGACTCCGTTGTCGGCAACAACGATACGTAAAATATTTGTTTCCGGCTTCACCAGCACATCCAGGTCTACGGTTATTGTACCACCGCTGGGGGTGAATTTTACTGCATTAGAAATTAGGTTCCCGTTAATCTGCAGCAGCTTGTTTTTCGAAAAGACGATATTTTTTTTGTCCGGGTTAATATTGATTTTCAGATTGATCTTTTTGTAGGTTGCCTGCGGTTCGTAGAGCTCCTGAAGCTTGGTGCGGAAACTACTGAGGTCAAATTCATTGACGCCTGGAGCTTTCACTTCATCATTATCAGAAAGTATTTCGTCGGCAAGGTCTAAAATTGATTTACTTCCACTATGAATTAATTTGATAAACTCAATTACCTGATCTAAATTGGCACTTTTCCCTTCCTCAGTAATAATTTCAGATAAACCTATTATCCCTGCAATTGGTCCGCGAATATCATGAGCAACTTTTTTGGTTGACTCCTTAATATCTTTTAAATTATTTTGCAGCAACTCCATGGTTTGATAGGTTTTTATCCTGTTCATGATCTCTGCAGCAATGATTTTCAGTAGCTCGATTTTTTCCGGGCTCAGTGTTTTCAATCCGGTATCCAGCACACAAAGGGCACCGATGTTTAATCCGTCGTTATCCTTAAGTGGTACACCAAAATAATAGCGAAGGGACAGCGGAGCACCGACATAGAAATTTTTATTGAAGCGGTCATCTGCCGAAAGATCGGGTACCTCGAACTGATCGTTTTGTGTAATGGTGTATTGGCACACAGACTCTTCCCGGGTCATCTGCTGTAAATCAAGGCCATGTCTGCCTACCGTCCACTGGGTATAGGCGTCGATGAGGTTAACCAATGAGATTTCTGTACCGGCTACTTTCGCGGCCAGATGGGTAAGGTCTTTAAAACTTTCAGACAGGCTCCCGTAATCAATATCGAGATCGGACAACCTTAAAAGCCTTTCGGATTCATTGTATGGTACAGGATAATTTATTTCAGACATGTGCTTATGTTTCTAACGTGGAATAACCAGTGGAATAACCATTTGCTTATCTATAGGCGTACTATTGTCCTATCAAAACATGCCGAAGATACGGTTTTGACGGCAAAAATTTAGGAACACAACCTATAATTATATTCTTGTTAGCAGTAATAGCAAAATATTGAACAGGTAGATCTTATGAGGTCTAAGGGCTGTGCTTTCGAAAAGAATTACCATTATATCTGGATCGATATAAGAGCGGTTATAATGGAAATCCGAAGGTATAACATTACGGCGGTTATACCTGGCTAAAGATAATAACTATCATCGGTTTTATTTAAAATTCCTGTCCCCATGGAGGCCTCCGCATGACGGCTATTGCATGTTCTGGGAATGAGAAGTTGCAATGATCAGCATCATTGAGTGGGTCATGCCTGGTTGGAATGTCGCCACGTAGTGGCTACAGAACCGCTTTGCGCAATATTGTTCTCATAATCAGAATTTAGCCAATGTATAAGACTCGAATTTGGAATATGTAAAGACAGGTGCTGGATTTTCTTTTAGCATTAAATCGTCTTCTGAGCGCTTTACGAATGGGATTATTCTAAAGTTGAGACAAATCGACAAAATATTGAACAGATAATGATATTGCTATTCCTTTACTTTGATTTCAATTAACCAAATAACAAACCTTACTGCAAATTTCTTCCATCAGCAACACCATGCTTTTGCAGTTTTAATACTTTTTATGAGATACAAATTATTTGTTTCAGACGATTGATAATCAGTAATTTATCTAAAACCAATAATCAGGGAAATTACAAAAAAAATTATGCTATGCTCAATAAATACTTATCAGTTCAGGTACATTCCTCGTACCAGAATAAAACAAATCTGTATTGATCCTGTGAGCAAATGCTAAAAACAGCCGGTTGTGGTATTAATAGCGTTGCAGGCAGTGGAACATTTAGATTGCAGTATGTTGCCAATCAGATGTTATTAATGGATCAAAATTATTGTTATTCACCATAAAACGATTTACCGATTTAGCTTATCTAAAACACCATTAACTAAAACAAAGAGAGTTACGCATATCCTACACAATGTTGTGGGTTTGCAGCTTGGTAAAATAATATTTTCTGCATAAGTAACGGCTCTGTTTTGATCCGTGGTCGGCACTACAGTTGTAAAGCCGAAGGACATTGCTATGCCCATTCCAGGGAAATATGTCCATGTTGTTAGTTTAACAGTATTACGATCCAGCTATTTCGAAATTATAAAGCAATAATACCATAACCATTTATTGGCTAGCGTTCAGCTCAGGAAAGAAATAATAAAATCCAGTGTAACCCGGCTAAAATCCGGATAAAAGCAATATGTATATGAAAATTAAAAAAAAGGTTAAAACCAGGCGTTGGCAAATCCGTTGGATGCTGCTCGGGTTGATTGCGCTTTCCTTAACACATTGTAAACAGGATGAGTTGTCGCAGGAAGTTGGCTACGATCCATCTAAGCCCGTAACCGTCAGCGATTTTTACCCTAAAGCCGGAAGTGTAGGAAACAATCTGGTGATATATGGTGATAATTTCGGGAACGATATTTCCAAAATAAAAGTGATGATCGGAGGGAAGCCAGCCAAAGTTGTTGGTGTAAAAAATAATGCCATTTATTGTATCATTCCTGAAAAGGCCTATGCTGGCGATATAAAAGTTAGTGTTCTTGGTGGCAATAATGAGGAATTGGCCCATGGTATCTCAAAAGAACCACTTTCTTATACCCGAAAACTGCTCGTTTCTACCTTTTTGGGGAAATACTATCAGGTGCCGAGTAATTTTGAGGAAAAGGAGGGCCCCTTTAACGATTGTGGTGGATTTAAGGGCATACTGTGGCTCACCTTCGATCCTAAAAACTATAACCACCTCTATTTCTCCGCCGATGTAAACAGTTGCCGTCTGATTGATTTCGAGAAGCAATATGTAAGTTACTTCAGAACGGATCTCGACAGGGTATCGATATTAAACTGGAGAATGGACGGAAATCAGGATATGATTGTTTCTCACAACCATTCCAGCGATACCAAAAATGGCAATTACCTGTTCACCCGTGAATCTAATTTTATTCAGAAAAAAGCAATCGAGGTTTATGCCCGGGGTGTAAATGGTACAATAGTTCATCCACAGAATGGAGAGTTATACTACTCACGGTATAGAGCGGGTGATATCCGCAGGTATGACTTCAATACCAAAGAAGATAAACTGGTGTTCTCCAATCCCTATAGCGCAGTAGCCGTTTACATGGTGATGCATCCCTCCGGAGACTATGCCTATCTGGTCGAATTTGAAAAACATTTTATCATGCGTACCGATTATGATCACGACAAGAAAACATTCAAAACGCCATATACCATCTGTGGTGCAGCAGGTACTGCAGGTTATGCCGACGGAATCGGTACTAACGCACGTTTGAACAGCCCGGTACAGGGGGTATTTGTTAAAAATCCGGAATATGAAACAGCGGGAGGCGATCAGTACGATTTCTATTTCTGCGACAAGGCCAACCATGCAGTTCGCATTTTAACACCACAAGGAAGGGTAAGTACATTCGCCGGACGGGGGAACAATGGTACAAGCGGTTATGCCGATGGCGATTTACGTACCGAAGCCCGTTTCAATAACCCGCAGGCCATTGCCTATGATGATGTGAAAAAATGTTTTTATATCGGTGATACCGGCAATTGGCTTATCCGAAAAATAGCTAAAGAAGAATAATTGATGAAGACCAAATATATAATGATGAGATTAATTTTACTAACGTGCATGGTGCTGATTGGAGTCTCTCTTAATGTTTTCGCACAGGAAGTAACCGTAAAGGGAACAGTAACCGACATGGGCAAACAGCCCATACCAGGGGTAAGCATATCTGTTGCCAACCTGCCCGGGCTGGGGGCAATTACCGATGGTGATGGGAAATTCAGTATCAAAATGCCTCCTTACCAGACATTGGTATTTACTTACATGGGTTACGAAAAACAGGAAGTATTAGTAAAAGAGCAGCGCGTAGTAAATATTAGCCTGAAAGAATCAGATGCCAGTGTATTGAACGAGGTGGTAATTACCGGTACGGGTGCAGAAAAAAAGATATCCATCACAGGGGCCATTACAACTGTAAATGTAGACCGGCTCAAATCTAACCCTTCTACATCGATGGCAGATGCACTGGCGGGCGTGGTACCGGGCATCCAGGCCATGCAAACCTCAGGGCGTCCGGGCAGCATTTCGGAATTTTGGGTACGCAGTATTTCTACTTTCGGTGCCAGCAATGCAGCGTTGGTATTAATCGACGGTTTTGAACGTGACATGAACGAAATCAATGTGGAAGATGTGGAATCCTTTTCTGTATTAAAAGATGCTTCGGCAACGGCTATTTATGGGAGCAGAGGCGCAAATGGTGTAATTTTAATCAAAACCAAACGTGGCAAGGAAGGTAAAGTAAATATTAATGCAAAAGTAGAAGGCTTTTATAATACACTTACCAAACTACCCGAATTTGTGGATGGCTATGCGTATGCCTCAATGGCGAATGAGGCAAAGATTGTTAGAAATCAGGAGCCTCTTTTTTCGAGGCCAGAACTCGAGATACTGCGGCTGGGCTTAGATCCCGACCTGTTTCCCAATGTAAACTGGATGGATGTGGTGTTGCGTGATGCAGCAAAAAGCCAGCGCAGTATGATCAATTTAAGTGGAGGAGGAAAAACTGCGCGTTATTATTTATCGGGAAGCTACCAGAATCAGCAGGGAATGTATAAGGTAGATGATGCATTGAAAGACTACAATACCAACGCCAGTTTTAACAAGTATACTT
Encoded proteins:
- a CDS encoding LTA synthase family protein, whose product is MIIIVEGLGRAFTNEGAYLGNFTPFVDSLANKGLYWKNFLSAGGRTFAVLPSLMGSLPFGKNGFLEQGQQMPDHLSLFSLLKFNGYKTSFYYGGDATFDNMNLFLQKNSVDEIRDLKSFSAGYLKLPAENGFSWGYGDQELYKYYLANRPSKAAKPAELNVILTVTTHNPFLINEQEKYNSRFEQRMTELGFDEAKKDNYRNYKKQYGTILYADDALRSFFNNYKKREDYANTIFVITGDHRMPEIPMSNKIDRYHVPLIIYSPLLKRSAQFASISTHFDVTPSLLAYLQSGYGIDLPGAVSWLGSGLDTARSFRNVHSYPLIQTKTEMVDFIHGAYHLNGTSLYQIGDNMQEELVRDEVSYERIKNAFENFKRKNAGLGTKARVLPPSVILKYLPTKK
- a CDS encoding YaiO family outer membrane beta-barrel protein, with protein sequence MKPKFYLLLLSALVFSKFSQAQEGSADELFTQARTAAFESKDFPKAIALSKKALAKSPDYPDIRIFLGRVYTWSKQPDSARQAFALVLAKQPDNKDAHLANSTLEFWEDNNEKALLDVNKGLTFHPTDDELLLLKAKILNSLKKWTEANATIEEVLKRSPNLTEARTLAARVRENSSKNKIGLNYDFVYFDKQFDDPWHIVSIDYSRQTKLGSVTGRINYANRFNRNGLQFEVDAYPRISDTFQAYISGGYSDDVGVFPHYRAGFSLYANLPASFEAEAGFRYLTFGESTWSYTASVGKYYKSFWFNFRTFLTPSNDQVSQSFALTTRYYFGGADDYFSLRLGTGLSPDDPQNNVLIGNTAYKLRSNNITIGYRKAFKSLNILIVNLGLENQEYRPNTKGNQLDLGIGYIRRF
- a CDS encoding GAF domain-containing sensor histidine kinase, which produces MSEINYPVPYNESERLLRLSDLDIDYGSLSESFKDLTHLAAKVAGTEISLVNLIDAYTQWTVGRHGLDLQQMTREESVCQYTITQNDQFEVPDLSADDRFNKNFYVGAPLSLRYYFGVPLKDNDGLNIGALCVLDTGLKTLSPEKIELLKIIAAEIMNRIKTYQTMELLQNNLKDIKESTKKVAHDIRGPIAGIIGLSEIITEEGKSANLDQVIEFIKLIHSGSKSILDLADEILSDNDEVKAPGVNEFDLSSFRTKLQELYEPQATYKKINLKININPDKKNIVFSKNKLLQINGNLISNAVKFTPSGGTITVDLDVLVKPETNILRIVVADNGVGIREDEIVQILTGGIGTKQGTGGEKGYGFGLSLVKHLIDKLKGEMFITSEKGQGTVFRIELPQRHS
- a CDS encoding IPT/TIG domain-containing protein; translation: MKIKKKVKTRRWQIRWMLLGLIALSLTHCKQDELSQEVGYDPSKPVTVSDFYPKAGSVGNNLVIYGDNFGNDISKIKVMIGGKPAKVVGVKNNAIYCIIPEKAYAGDIKVSVLGGNNEELAHGISKEPLSYTRKLLVSTFLGKYYQVPSNFEEKEGPFNDCGGFKGILWLTFDPKNYNHLYFSADVNSCRLIDFEKQYVSYFRTDLDRVSILNWRMDGNQDMIVSHNHSSDTKNGNYLFTRESNFIQKKAIEVYARGVNGTIVHPQNGELYYSRYRAGDIRRYDFNTKEDKLVFSNPYSAVAVYMVMHPSGDYAYLVEFEKHFIMRTDYDHDKKTFKTPYTICGAAGTAGYADGIGTNARLNSPVQGVFVKNPEYETAGGDQYDFYFCDKANHAVRILTPQGRVSTFAGRGNNGTSGYADGDLRTEARFNNPQAIAYDDVKKCFYIGDTGNWLIRKIAKEE